One genomic segment of Hymenobacter psoromatis includes these proteins:
- a CDS encoding rubredoxin: protein MFSTVKINLPGGIVPAGELLLLLEAAERAEVEYVQFGHRQQLLFSVATGQRRGLLHALGKAGILAEVDADAHPNLVSSYVVEEVFHTSAWLREGVYRDLLDLFDYRPRLKINLIDRHQTFVPFFTGNLNFITSDIPNYWYLSVRWPQTNARYDWPTLVYSEDIPALSSAVERVILANKAPLTGQPAADGALLHSLASAGQRFVTQPVPTPLALPEFTLPYYEGFNRYGSKLWLGIYRRDEQFAVAFLKDICQVCLRTRVGQLCVTPWKSILIKGIELTDRPPWDAVLRRHRINVRHAANELNWQVEDRCAPGLALKHELVRHFNEEDIRTYQLCFVIKTKPQTGLFGSIVVRRHFDSLTQTGLHAEQYELLHTHDFNPNSKDFISFRKKVSRENLPWYLAQLCDQFYEQQALPPLAPPEPPPTPAAAPDQPPLHQCPRCFTVYDEADGDPAQGIAPGTPWGALAGYACPTCEAPKEEFAAVPTPNSQWLAAQPQP, encoded by the coding sequence TTGTTCTCCACCGTCAAGATAAACCTGCCCGGCGGCATCGTGCCGGCCGGCGAGCTGCTGCTACTGCTGGAAGCGGCCGAGCGGGCCGAGGTCGAGTACGTGCAGTTTGGCCACCGCCAGCAGCTGTTGTTTTCGGTGGCGACCGGGCAGCGGCGCGGACTGCTGCACGCGCTGGGCAAGGCCGGTATTTTGGCCGAAGTGGATGCCGACGCGCATCCCAACCTCGTCAGCTCCTACGTGGTGGAGGAGGTATTTCACACCTCGGCATGGCTGCGCGAAGGCGTTTACAGGGACTTGCTGGATTTGTTTGACTACCGTCCGCGGCTGAAAATCAACCTCATAGACCGCCACCAGACGTTCGTGCCGTTCTTCACCGGCAACCTCAACTTCATCACGTCTGACATTCCCAACTACTGGTATTTGTCGGTGCGCTGGCCGCAAACCAATGCGCGCTACGACTGGCCCACGCTGGTATATTCGGAGGATATTCCGGCCCTGAGCAGCGCCGTGGAGCGGGTAATTTTAGCCAATAAAGCGCCGCTGACGGGCCAGCCGGCCGCCGATGGCGCGCTGCTGCACAGCCTGGCCAGCGCCGGCCAGCGCTTCGTGACGCAGCCCGTGCCTACCCCCCTCGCGCTGCCCGAGTTCACGCTGCCCTACTACGAGGGCTTCAACCGCTACGGCAGCAAGCTGTGGCTGGGTATTTACCGGCGCGACGAGCAGTTTGCGGTGGCCTTTTTGAAGGATATCTGCCAGGTATGCCTGCGCACGCGCGTCGGTCAGCTGTGCGTTACGCCCTGGAAATCAATTCTTATCAAAGGCATTGAGCTGACCGACCGCCCGCCCTGGGATGCCGTGTTGCGCCGCCACCGCATCAACGTGCGCCACGCCGCCAACGAGCTAAACTGGCAGGTGGAAGACCGCTGCGCCCCCGGCCTGGCCCTGAAGCACGAGCTGGTACGCCATTTTAATGAGGAAGATATTCGCACCTACCAACTCTGCTTCGTCATCAAAACCAAGCCCCAAACCGGGCTTTTCGGCTCCATCGTGGTGCGCCGCCACTTCGACAGCCTCACCCAGACCGGCCTGCACGCCGAGCAGTACGAGCTGCTGCACACCCACGACTTTAACCCTAACAGCAAGGACTTTATCAGCTTTCGCAAAAAGGTGAGCCGCGAAAACCTGCCCTGGTACCTCGCGCAGCTCTGCGACCAGTTTTACGAGCAGCAGGCCCTACCCCCCCTGGCGCCGCCCGAGCCGCCGCCTACCCCCGCCGCCGCGCCCGACCAGCCGCCGCTGCACCAGTGCCCCCGCTGCTTCACGGTGTATGACGAGGCCGATGGCGACCCGGCCCAGGGCATCGCGCCGGGGACGCCTTGGGGGGCGCTGGCCGGCTACGCCTGCCCCACCTGCGAGGCCCCGAAGGAGGAATTTGCGGCCGTGCCGACGCCCAATAGCCAGTGGCTGGCGGCCCAGCCGCAGCCGTAG
- a CDS encoding precorrin-2 dehydrogenase/sirohydrochlorin ferrochelatase family protein: MPDQNPLFPAFLKLSTLRVLLVGGGNVGLEKLTAILRSSPETAVTIVSLTFLNELREVAARHPRLTLVQRGWLESDLDAADIVFAATDNPLLHRRIKAAARQRRLLVNVADTPDLCDFYLSSVVQKGQLKIAISTNGKSPTVAKRVRAMLEEALPEELNQVLQQMTVIRGKVAGDFAAKVKSLNAVTAELAGGRAFESPATQRWRRVATGSLLAVGALLAARLLRRPE; this comes from the coding sequence ATGCCCGACCAAAACCCGCTTTTCCCAGCCTTTCTCAAGCTCTCTACCCTGCGCGTGCTGCTGGTGGGCGGCGGCAACGTGGGCCTCGAAAAGCTCACCGCCATTCTGCGCAGCAGCCCCGAAACGGCCGTTACCATCGTCAGCCTCACGTTTTTGAACGAACTACGCGAGGTAGCGGCCCGGCACCCGCGCCTGACGCTGGTGCAGCGCGGCTGGCTCGAAAGCGACCTCGACGCGGCCGACATCGTGTTTGCCGCCACTGACAACCCGCTGCTGCACCGCCGCATCAAGGCGGCCGCGCGCCAGCGCCGCCTGCTCGTGAACGTGGCCGACACGCCCGATTTGTGCGATTTCTACCTTTCCTCGGTGGTGCAGAAGGGCCAGCTCAAAATCGCCATTTCCACCAATGGCAAGTCGCCCACCGTGGCCAAGCGCGTGCGCGCCATGCTGGAGGAAGCCCTGCCCGAGGAACTGAACCAAGTGCTTCAGCAGATGACCGTTATCCGCGGCAAGGTGGCCGGTGACTTTGCCGCCAAGGTAAAATCGCTGAACGCCGTGACGGCCGAGCTGGCGGGGGGTAGGGCCTTCGAATCGCCGGCCACCCAGCGCTGGCGGCGAGTAGCCACCGGCTCGCTGCTGGCCGTGGGCGCGCTGCTGGCGGCGCGCCTGCTACGCCGGCCGGAATAG
- a CDS encoding dihydrolipoyl dehydrogenase family protein, protein MPDSAFDFDLIVLGAGSAGLGLALFMAKANMRVLLIDRTAADVGGDCLNHGCVPSKALIHAARQVHRARQATQFGLEVSGTADMGRVMDYVRERQEIIRRHENPDYLRGLGVTVEIGEACFVGPQAVEVNGRVHRGRHLVLATGSRPQQLAVPGAELVRLYDNRGIWDLRQLPARLLVVGGGPNGVELAQAMQRLGAQVTLVHSAKQILEKEDPSISAVLLNRLRDEGIDFQLEVKIIAFSDANTARVRHADGRETTVGFDAAYVAIGREVGFDGLQLEKAGVGLDAHGHLVLGEHLQTTNPAIFAAGDAANSLKFSHGAELHMRLLLFNFFSPIKKKLDYDHFSWVTFTDPEVAHFGLDAAELDRRGTAYERWETDFADDDRAVVDDYRYGRLLLFVEKNWLPGTKRRLLGGAMLAPGAGELVQELILANSAGLGVEALFDKIYPYPTAARINQALVVSKQDISPLAQAALALAYKW, encoded by the coding sequence ATGCCCGATTCCGCTTTCGACTTTGACCTGATTGTGCTGGGCGCGGGCTCGGCGGGCTTAGGCCTGGCCTTGTTCATGGCGAAAGCCAACATGCGGGTACTGCTAATTGACCGCACGGCAGCCGACGTGGGCGGCGACTGCCTCAACCACGGCTGCGTGCCGAGTAAGGCGCTCATTCATGCGGCGCGGCAGGTGCACCGGGCGCGGCAGGCCACGCAATTTGGGCTGGAAGTGAGCGGCACGGCCGATATGGGCCGGGTGATGGACTACGTGCGGGAGCGGCAGGAAATTATTCGCCGCCACGAAAACCCCGACTACCTGCGTGGCCTGGGCGTAACGGTCGAAATTGGGGAGGCCTGCTTTGTGGGGCCGCAGGCGGTGGAAGTGAACGGCCGGGTGCACCGGGGCCGCCACCTCGTGTTGGCCACTGGCTCGCGGCCCCAACAGCTGGCTGTACCGGGCGCGGAACTGGTACGCCTCTACGACAACCGCGGCATCTGGGACCTGCGCCAACTGCCGGCGCGCCTGCTGGTGGTGGGCGGCGGCCCCAACGGCGTGGAACTGGCCCAGGCTATGCAGCGCCTCGGCGCGCAAGTGACGCTGGTGCACTCGGCCAAGCAGATTTTAGAGAAGGAAGACCCCAGCATCAGCGCCGTACTGCTGAACCGGCTACGTGACGAAGGTATTGACTTTCAATTAGAAGTCAAAATAATCGCCTTTTCGGATGCGAATACGGCACGGGTGCGGCACGCCGACGGCCGCGAAACCACCGTCGGATTCGACGCAGCCTACGTGGCCATTGGGCGTGAAGTAGGGTTCGACGGCTTGCAGCTCGAAAAGGCGGGGGTAGGGCTGGACGCGCACGGCCACCTGGTGCTCGGCGAGCATTTGCAGACGACGAACCCGGCCATCTTCGCGGCCGGCGACGCGGCCAACTCGCTCAAATTCAGCCACGGGGCCGAGCTGCACATGCGGCTGCTACTGTTCAATTTCTTCTCGCCCATTAAGAAAAAGCTCGACTACGACCACTTTTCCTGGGTCACCTTCACCGACCCCGAGGTAGCGCACTTTGGCCTCGACGCGGCCGAGCTGGACCGGCGCGGCACGGCCTACGAGCGCTGGGAAACTGATTTTGCCGACGACGACCGCGCCGTGGTGGACGACTACCGCTACGGCCGGCTGCTGCTGTTTGTGGAAAAAAACTGGCTACCCGGTACCAAGCGCCGCCTGCTGGGCGGAGCCATGCTGGCACCCGGCGCGGGCGAGCTGGTGCAGGAATTAATCCTGGCCAACAGCGCCGGGCTGGGCGTAGAGGCGCTTTTCGACAAAATTTATCCCTATCCCACCGCCGCCCGCATCAACCAGGCGCTGGTGGTAAGCAAGCAGGATATTTCGCCGCTGGCCCAGGCCGCGCTGGCGTTGGCCTACAAGTGGTAA
- a CDS encoding TIGR04283 family arsenosugar biosynthesis glycosyltransferase, with product MPAASVPALSIIIPTFNEAAAIGPLLARLRAEAFATPLELELIVADGGSTDATAALAAAAGARVLACPRQGRAAQLNQGAADASGPVLYFLHADSYPPPGFSEDIWRAVAAGAGSGCYRLAFDHPHWFLRLSAWLTRFPLTWFRFGDQSLFVRKALFEQVGGYREALLVMEDQEIVERLQRAAPFWLLPRAVVTSARRYLANGVFRLQGIFALIVLLYRLGVPQARLRQVYKALVKGG from the coding sequence ATGCCCGCTGCCTCCGTTCCTGCGCTGAGCATCATTATCCCGACCTTCAACGAAGCCGCCGCCATTGGGCCGCTGCTGGCCCGCCTGCGCGCCGAGGCGTTCGCTACGCCCCTAGAGCTGGAGCTTATCGTGGCCGATGGCGGCAGCACCGATGCCACTGCCGCCTTGGCCGCTGCGGCGGGCGCGCGGGTGCTGGCCTGCCCCCGCCAGGGCCGCGCCGCGCAGCTCAACCAAGGTGCGGCGGACGCTAGCGGCCCGGTGCTCTACTTTCTGCACGCCGACTCCTACCCCCCGCCCGGCTTTAGCGAGGACATTTGGCGGGCGGTGGCCGCCGGGGCCGGTAGCGGCTGCTACCGCCTGGCCTTCGACCACCCGCACTGGTTTCTGCGGCTCAGCGCCTGGCTGACCCGTTTTCCGCTCACCTGGTTCCGGTTCGGCGACCAGAGTTTATTCGTGCGCAAAGCCTTGTTTGAGCAGGTTGGCGGCTACCGCGAGGCGCTGCTGGTGATGGAAGACCAGGAAATCGTGGAGCGCCTTCAGCGGGCTGCCCCATTTTGGCTGCTGCCGCGCGCGGTCGTCACCTCAGCCCGCCGGTACCTGGCCAACGGCGTGTTCCGGCTGCAAGGCATCTTCGCCCTCATCGTGCTGCTCTACCGGCTAGGCGTGCCGCAGGCGCGGCTGCGGCAGGTGTATAAAGCGCTCGTAAAAGGAGGGTAG
- a CDS encoding hydroxymethylglutaryl-CoA reductase, which translates to MVFTPSPLLLKLLYNRGSLHNLPDGQGVAFSIKNRLDTARLTGLRQVTVGDVVVPATHIQLDLGGGEQRAGTGLSPDGQAVELPVGRTITFVLRTAALAAGMHQLRVEFNTDAFGELCVEVEDAIVSQDSRVRIPRSEEDDYAAPAIEARQQFAEQFAGQEFQHLKKYSFDPHTLQGNCEHFVGVAQVPVGLAGPLLVNGEHAQGEFLIPMATTEGTLVASYNRGMQVLNLCGGVKCTVIGDAMQRAPVFVFEDARGARDFGRWVAESLELIRPEAESTSRVAKLQYIDTYLSNKFAYLRFNFSTGDAAGQNMVGRATFAACSWILNNYQGAPVQNFYLESNFATDKKASQINVMRTRGKRVVAEAVIKRDVLLQRMRVTPEQLAYHGQVSNVGAFLSGANNNGAHSANGITALFIATGQDVANVSESSAGVLYSEVTKDGDLYINITIPSLIVATHGGGTGLATQNECLRMLGCVGRGTVYKFAEIVAGVVLAGELSLGAAISSSDWVSSHEQYGRNR; encoded by the coding sequence ATGGTTTTTACGCCTAGCCCCCTGCTCCTGAAACTACTCTATAACCGGGGCAGCCTGCACAACCTGCCCGATGGCCAGGGGGTAGCGTTCAGCATTAAAAACCGGCTCGACACGGCCCGGCTCACGGGCCTGCGGCAAGTTACGGTTGGGGACGTGGTGGTGCCGGCCACCCACATTCAGCTCGACCTGGGTGGCGGCGAGCAACGCGCTGGTACCGGATTAAGCCCTGATGGCCAAGCAGTTGAATTACCGGTGGGCCGTACCATTACGTTCGTGCTCCGCACGGCGGCGCTGGCCGCGGGAATGCATCAGCTGCGCGTCGAGTTCAACACGGATGCTTTTGGCGAGCTGTGCGTGGAGGTCGAAGATGCCATTGTGAGCCAGGACAGCCGGGTGCGCATTCCGCGCTCGGAGGAAGACGACTACGCTGCCCCGGCTATCGAGGCCCGGCAGCAGTTTGCCGAGCAGTTCGCGGGGCAGGAATTTCAGCACCTGAAAAAATATTCATTCGACCCGCACACCTTGCAGGGCAACTGCGAGCATTTTGTGGGGGTAGCGCAGGTGCCGGTGGGCCTGGCCGGCCCGCTGCTGGTGAACGGCGAGCACGCGCAGGGTGAGTTTCTGATTCCGATGGCTACTACTGAAGGCACGCTGGTGGCCAGCTACAACCGCGGCATGCAGGTGCTCAACCTGTGCGGGGGCGTCAAGTGCACCGTTATCGGCGACGCGATGCAGCGCGCCCCGGTGTTCGTGTTTGAGGATGCGCGCGGCGCGCGCGACTTCGGCCGCTGGGTGGCCGAGAGCCTCGAACTCATCCGGCCCGAGGCCGAAAGCACCTCGCGCGTGGCTAAGCTGCAATACATAGATACTTATTTGAGTAATAAATTTGCCTACTTGCGCTTCAATTTCTCGACCGGCGACGCGGCCGGCCAGAACATGGTGGGTAGAGCCACCTTTGCGGCCTGCTCCTGGATTCTGAATAACTACCAAGGCGCGCCCGTGCAGAATTTTTACCTCGAATCAAATTTTGCTACCGACAAGAAAGCCAGCCAGATAAACGTGATGCGGACCCGCGGCAAGCGCGTGGTGGCCGAGGCCGTGATAAAGCGCGACGTGCTGCTGCAACGTATGCGCGTGACGCCCGAGCAGCTGGCCTACCACGGGCAGGTGAGCAACGTGGGGGCCTTCCTGAGCGGAGCCAACAACAACGGCGCGCATTCGGCCAATGGCATCACGGCGCTCTTCATCGCTACTGGCCAGGACGTGGCCAACGTGAGCGAGTCTTCGGCCGGTGTGCTCTACTCGGAGGTGACCAAGGACGGCGATTTGTACATCAATATCACGATTCCCTCGCTCATCGTGGCCACCCACGGCGGCGGCACTGGCCTGGCCACCCAGAATGAGTGCCTGCGCATGCTGGGCTGCGTGGGCCGGGGCACGGTGTATAAGTTTGCCGAAATAGTGGCCGGCGTGGTGCTGGCCGGCGAGCTGAGCCTGGGCGCGGCCATCAGTAGCAGCGACTGGGTGAGCAGCCACGAGCAGTATGGCCGCAACCGCTAG
- a CDS encoding phytanoyl-CoA dioxygenase family protein codes for MASLSDYPRFTLGQELTAEQRAFFSKHGFLHFRPFATPDQVQAYLQATQAIQADWLAHGIEKVNGVPIKYGKDVDGQAIVQRFAFASQHSPVLHELLQDPRFEALFPLLETPGGRVGINERDGLVVNHYVNVEGSEFSQMGWHTDSLRDVFYGKRIRPMLNVGLHLDGTKATNGGLRVIPGTHRQGLGKMLFRKKYYKDVFYDPNEVAVETEPGDLTVHDGRMWHRVAQSPLVGAESRRRVMYVPIIGGKYQPKSSESPTPFYLRFLHLVK; via the coding sequence ATGGCATCTTTATCTGATTATCCGCGCTTTACTCTCGGCCAGGAACTGACGGCCGAGCAGCGGGCTTTTTTCTCTAAGCACGGATTTCTGCATTTTCGACCCTTTGCTACCCCCGACCAAGTGCAGGCTTACCTCCAGGCAACGCAGGCCATCCAGGCCGATTGGCTGGCCCACGGCATTGAGAAGGTAAACGGCGTTCCTATCAAGTACGGCAAAGATGTGGATGGCCAAGCCATCGTGCAGCGCTTTGCCTTCGCTTCGCAGCACAGCCCCGTGTTGCACGAGCTGCTGCAAGACCCGCGCTTTGAAGCCCTGTTTCCGCTGCTCGAAACGCCGGGCGGCCGCGTTGGCATAAACGAGCGCGACGGCCTGGTCGTCAATCACTATGTAAACGTCGAAGGCTCGGAGTTCAGCCAGATGGGCTGGCACACCGACTCGCTACGCGACGTATTTTATGGCAAGCGCATTCGGCCTATGCTCAATGTGGGCCTGCACCTCGACGGCACCAAGGCCACCAACGGCGGCCTGCGCGTGATACCCGGCACCCACCGCCAGGGCCTGGGCAAGATGCTGTTTCGCAAGAAGTACTACAAGGACGTGTTTTACGACCCCAACGAAGTGGCCGTCGAAACCGAGCCCGGCGACCTAACCGTGCACGATGGTCGCATGTGGCACCGCGTGGCACAATCGCCGCTGGTAGGAGCCGAGTCGCGCCGACGCGTCATGTACGTGCCCATCATCGGGGGCAAGTACCAGCCCAAGAGCAGCGAAAGCCCTACCCCCTTCTACCTACGTTTCCTGCACTTAGTGAAATGA
- a CDS encoding SDR family NAD(P)-dependent oxidoreductase, with protein sequence MSYALVTGALRGIGYELALGLAHRGYDLLLVARSEDQL encoded by the coding sequence ATGAGCTACGCCCTGGTAACAGGAGCGTTGCGCGGTATTGGCTACGAGCTGGCTTTGGGGCTGGCCCATCGTGGCTACGACTTATTGCTGGTGGCGCGCTCCGAAGACCAGCTCTAG
- a CDS encoding SDR family NAD(P)-dependent oxidoreductase: MQLNLTLPVQLTHTLLPQLHRAPQAYILNVASMAAYQAVPSLALYAASKIFVLSFSRGLRYELKDSAISVTCLSPGATATDFSSRAGMGSELQAVANKVSMTAAEVAEAGLQALFAGKAELIPGLLNKVSAGLSSVVPKPVVEKIAAGIYEKYL; the protein is encoded by the coding sequence TTGCAGCTCAACCTCACCCTACCTGTGCAGCTGACCCACACGCTGCTGCCGCAACTGCACCGCGCTCCCCAAGCCTACATTCTGAACGTAGCCAGTATGGCCGCCTATCAGGCGGTGCCTTCACTTGCGCTATACGCAGCCAGTAAGATATTCGTACTCAGTTTCAGCCGGGGGCTGCGCTACGAGCTGAAAGACAGCGCCATCAGCGTGACCTGCCTGAGCCCCGGCGCTACTGCCACTGACTTCAGCAGCCGTGCCGGCATGGGCTCCGAGCTCCAAGCCGTGGCTAATAAGGTATCCATGACAGCGGCTGAGGTAGCCGAGGCCGGCCTGCAAGCTTTGTTCGCCGGTAAAGCCGAGCTAATCCCCGGCCTGCTCAATAAAGTGTCGGCCGGCCTCAGCAGCGTGGTACCCAAGCCAGTGGTGGAAAAAATAGCGGCTGGCATTTACGAGAAGTATTTATAG
- a CDS encoding TetR/AcrR family transcriptional regulator, with amino-acid sequence MPHPCLRGPLAGPYPTPTMMLTRRQHIANVALQLFGDKGFENTSTQQIAKAASVSEALIFKHFGSKDQLLDFVVKTGYQRIIEHNRGGLLEADPLTFIHSVIDLPYKLVLEEPAFWKLQYRLADSDMAQQQHERFMRPVPARLQVAFEQLGYPEPDKETRLLLLLIEALWKIEASKTDEHVREMLDFIKRKYEVQR; translated from the coding sequence GTGCCTCACCCTTGCCTGCGGGGGCCGCTGGCCGGCCCCTACCCCACCCCTACCATGATGCTTACCCGCCGCCAACACATTGCCAATGTGGCGCTGCAACTCTTCGGGGATAAAGGATTTGAGAATACCTCCACCCAGCAGATTGCCAAGGCCGCCAGCGTTTCGGAAGCGCTTATCTTCAAGCACTTTGGCTCTAAAGACCAGCTTCTCGACTTTGTGGTAAAGACTGGCTACCAGCGCATTATAGAACACAATCGCGGGGGCCTGCTGGAAGCCGACCCGCTCACCTTTATCCACAGCGTTATTGACCTGCCCTACAAGCTGGTGCTGGAAGAGCCCGCGTTCTGGAAGCTTCAGTATCGCCTGGCCGACAGCGACATGGCGCAGCAGCAGCACGAGCGCTTTATGCGGCCGGTGCCGGCGCGGTTGCAAGTCGCGTTTGAGCAGCTCGGCTACCCCGAGCCCGACAAGGAAACGCGCTTACTACTGCTGCTGATTGAGGCGCTCTGGAAGATTGAGGCTAGTAAGACTGACGAGCACGTGCGCGAAATGCTCGACTTTATCAAGCGCAAGTACGAAGTGCAGCGCTAG
- a CDS encoding MATE family efflux transporter, translated as MHPTAARARPNLTQGPILQSLLRLAWPIVFGNVLQTGYQLVDAFWVGKLGAKAVAAVAVSFPVNFLLIALGSGFSVAGSVLVAQNFGARHPKMVNHVAAQALVLEIGLAAVLTVGAHLASPHILHLMGAGPDIFEQANQFQQVLFWGLTFNFGFLMFQALMRGVGEVKIPLYINLATLALNFGLDPFFIYGWGPIPQLGVAGTAVATLCTQVISVIAGLVVLLRGRSGIQLSYKGYRPDWTLMKRIFRLGAPSSVDLSARALGLSVLTTLAAGFGTEVLATYGIGSRIIALAIIPALGISLACSTLVAQNVGARNLPRALRTANYALGVSFSTLLVLGGLIWVAARPLVGFFLKGDAVVSEQAVEFVRIASLSLCFTGVQQTVSGAFRGVGNTLSAMVLTITGIWVFQFPAAWYLSRHTALGFRGIWWSFVVANVLISVIAGLWFWRGNWHGQDLADPLEPQVAAATSQEEKAS; from the coding sequence ATGCACCCAACTGCTGCCCGCGCCCGCCCCAATCTTACTCAAGGCCCCATTCTGCAGTCGCTGCTGCGGCTGGCTTGGCCCATCGTTTTCGGCAACGTGCTGCAAACCGGCTACCAGCTGGTCGATGCCTTTTGGGTGGGCAAGCTGGGCGCGAAGGCCGTGGCGGCGGTGGCTGTGAGCTTCCCAGTCAATTTCCTGCTCATCGCGCTGGGGTCGGGTTTTTCGGTGGCCGGCTCGGTGCTGGTGGCCCAGAACTTTGGGGCGCGCCACCCGAAGATGGTCAACCACGTGGCGGCGCAGGCGCTGGTACTCGAAATCGGGCTGGCGGCAGTGCTCACGGTGGGCGCGCACCTGGCCTCCCCCCACATCCTGCACCTGATGGGCGCGGGCCCCGATATTTTTGAGCAGGCCAACCAGTTTCAGCAGGTGCTGTTTTGGGGCCTCACGTTCAATTTTGGCTTCCTCATGTTTCAGGCTCTCATGCGGGGGGTAGGCGAAGTCAAAATTCCGCTCTACATCAACTTAGCCACGTTGGCGCTCAACTTCGGGCTCGACCCATTTTTTATCTACGGCTGGGGGCCTATCCCGCAGCTAGGCGTGGCCGGCACGGCCGTGGCCACGCTCTGCACCCAGGTAATCAGCGTGATAGCGGGCCTGGTGGTATTACTACGCGGGCGCTCGGGCATTCAGCTCAGCTACAAAGGCTACCGGCCCGACTGGACATTGATGAAGCGCATTTTCCGGCTGGGCGCGCCGTCGTCGGTCGATTTGTCGGCGCGGGCGCTGGGGCTGTCGGTGCTCACCACGCTGGCCGCCGGCTTTGGCACCGAGGTGCTGGCCACGTACGGTATCGGCTCGCGCATTATCGCGCTGGCCATTATTCCGGCGCTGGGCATCTCGCTGGCTTGCTCCACGCTGGTGGCTCAGAACGTGGGCGCGCGCAACCTGCCCCGCGCCCTGCGCACGGCCAACTACGCGCTGGGCGTCAGCTTTAGCACGCTGCTGGTGCTGGGCGGGCTCATTTGGGTAGCGGCCCGGCCGCTGGTGGGCTTCTTCCTGAAAGGCGACGCGGTAGTGAGCGAGCAGGCGGTCGAGTTCGTGCGCATCGCCTCGCTCAGCCTGTGCTTCACGGGCGTGCAGCAAACGGTGTCGGGTGCGTTCCGGGGGGTAGGGAACACGCTTTCGGCAATGGTGCTGACTATCACCGGCATCTGGGTATTTCAGTTTCCGGCGGCGTGGTACCTGTCGCGGCACACGGCGCTGGGCTTCCGGGGCATCTGGTGGTCGTTTGTGGTGGCCAACGTGCTCATCTCGGTCATTGCCGGGCTATGGTTCTGGCGAGGCAACTGGCACGGCCAGGACCTGGCCGACCCCCTGGAGCCGCAGGTAGCCGCCGCCACTTCGCAGGAAGAAAAAGCAAGTTAA
- a CDS encoding phosphatase PAP2-related protein, which translates to MRVLPFDYISPVAPAECPALAPLEAWRLGWARPAFRHSWLLLLGLMFGVLVPVIPHFFLAIQARPGSVLPDPLLALLPRHDVATAVFVLMYGSVVVGVGWLTRHPALFLRGMWALLLLLLLRMATIWLLPLVPPLDMLPMPDPFTAKVFHTAAGAAITKDLFFSGHTATVALLAMAVRGRWWRGGLALAAVLVGVLVLVQRVHYTYDVLAAPLFTWLAYWAGGCIARLATEQPAYVGQQRELAD; encoded by the coding sequence ATGCGCGTGTTGCCTTTTGATTATATCTCACCAGTGGCTCCGGCCGAATGCCCGGCCCTGGCCCCGCTTGAAGCCTGGCGGCTAGGGTGGGCCCGGCCGGCGTTTCGCCACAGCTGGCTGCTGCTACTGGGGCTTATGTTTGGGGTGCTGGTGCCTGTGATACCGCATTTTTTCCTGGCTATTCAGGCGCGGCCCGGCTCCGTGCTGCCCGACCCGCTACTGGCGCTGCTACCCCGTCACGACGTGGCTACGGCGGTATTCGTGCTCATGTATGGCAGCGTGGTGGTAGGGGTAGGGTGGCTCACGCGGCATCCTGCGCTGTTTTTGCGGGGCATGTGGGCACTGCTGCTGCTGCTGCTGCTGCGCATGGCTACCATCTGGCTGCTGCCCTTGGTGCCACCCCTCGACATGCTGCCTATGCCCGACCCCTTCACGGCCAAAGTTTTTCATACTGCTGCCGGCGCGGCCATCACGAAGGACCTATTTTTTTCGGGGCACACCGCCACGGTAGCGCTGCTGGCAATGGCCGTGCGCGGCCGTTGGTGGCGGGGCGGCCTGGCCCTGGCCGCCGTGCTCGTGGGGGTGCTGGTGCTGGTGCAGCGCGTGCATTATACGTATGATGTGCTGGCGGCCCCGCTCTTTACCTGGCTGGCCTACTGGGCCGGGGGATGCATTGCGCGGCTCGCGACGGAGCAGCCCGCATACGTTGGGCAGCAACGGGAGCTAGCTGACTGA